The bacterium genome contains a region encoding:
- a CDS encoding 3-deoxy-D-manno-octulosonic acid transferase — protein MSYSYLIYNILIITASLLYLPYLFIKSKILHQKSHILEKLGVLSKKSSSFSKCIWFHAVSVGEVLAAQPIIKETKRAFPDQNIVLSVWTKTGFEIASKKIEEINLLFYFPFDIYWVVKNFLRKINPSLIIILETEIWPNFLYLANKMNIPIILANGRISKKSLSKYRIIPKKFSREVLDKHTMFCMQSEGALKNIISLGANPQKVKIYGNSKFDQVYLKWTEQEKENLLVSLSLSKQDKIIVVGSSHKGEEELFIETFSLLKKDFINLRLIIAPRHLERIIEIESILKHKKISFFKYPQDSKKEAEVIIVNTIGDLIKFYHLATIVIIGGSFVPVGGHNIIEPAFLKKPMIVGPYMENFSDLVELFKEKDACLQVENKLYLKDIIKDLLLKEETRLNLGLNAYQVAKENQGTSEKIIELWKYLKILHGR, from the coding sequence GTGAGTTATTCTTATCTAATCTATAATATCTTAATAATCACAGCCTCTCTTTTATACTTACCTTACTTATTTATTAAATCAAAAATTCTTCATCAAAAGAGCCATATCTTAGAAAAATTAGGAGTGCTTTCTAAAAAAAGCTCTTCTTTTTCCAAGTGTATCTGGTTTCATGCTGTTTCAGTAGGAGAAGTCTTAGCGGCACAGCCCATTATTAAAGAAACTAAAAGAGCCTTTCCTGATCAGAATATTGTTCTTTCTGTCTGGACTAAGACTGGCTTTGAAATAGCTTCCAAAAAGATAGAAGAGATAAACCTCTTATTTTACTTTCCTTTTGATATTTACTGGGTGGTAAAGAATTTCTTAAGAAAGATTAATCCTTCTCTAATTATCATCTTAGAAACTGAAATTTGGCCAAACTTTTTATATCTGGCTAATAAGATGAACATTCCTATCATTTTAGCCAATGGGAGAATTTCTAAAAAAAGCCTTAGTAAATACCGAATTATTCCTAAGAAATTTAGCCGAGAAGTATTAGATAAGCACACGATGTTTTGCATGCAATCAGAGGGAGCCTTAAAAAATATTATCTCCTTAGGAGCAAACCCTCAAAAAGTAAAGATTTATGGAAATTCTAAATTTGATCAAGTTTATCTTAAATGGACAGAACAAGAGAAAGAAAATTTATTAGTCTCTTTATCTTTATCTAAACAAGATAAAATTATAGTTGTAGGTAGTAGCCATAAAGGAGAAGAAGAATTATTTATCGAGACCTTTTCTCTTTTAAAAAAAGATTTTATCAACTTAAGATTAATTATCGCTCCAAGACACTTAGAGAGAATAATAGAGATAGAAAGTATTCTCAAGCATAAAAAGATCTCTTTCTTTAAATATCCCCAAGACTCAAAAAAAGAGGCTGAGGTTATTATCGTTAATACCATAGGAGATTTAATAAAATTTTATCATTTAGCCACGATCGTTATCATTGGTGGATCTTTTGTTCCAGTGGGAGGACATAATATTATTGAACCAGCTTTTCTTAAAAAGCCGATGATTGTTGGTCCTTATATGGAGAACTTTAGTGATCTGGTGGAGTTATTCAAAGAAAAAGATGCTTGTCTTCAAGTAGAAAATAAGCTATATTTAAAAGATATTATAAAAGATCTGCTTCTTAAGGAGGAGACACGGCTTAATTTAGGATTAAATGCTTATCAAGTAGCCAAAGAAAATCAAGGTACTTCAGAAAAAATTATCGAGCTTTGGAAATATCTAAAAATTCTTCACGGAAGATAG
- a CDS encoding NAD(+)/NADH kinase, giving the protein MKRIGLIVNLKKENALVIARELAFWLMEKDCQVFFPKEVLNQLNLTLSQGQILSEEELERLNLIIALGGDGTFLHTVKFLKGIEIPILGINLGRLGFLTEVTKEEIYPFLEKVLKGEYAVDYRIMLEAKVMRDGENMAIFYALNDAVVSKGSLARLINFELFIEDEYVATYLADGIIVSTPTGSTAYSLSAGGPIIYPSLDVLMVTPICPHSFTHRPMVFTADQAILIKIISKYEDLNLTCDGQEGLSLKSQDSIVITKAPQKTLLVHPPKRSFFEILRTKLDWGSKK; this is encoded by the coding sequence ATGAAAAGAATAGGCTTAATCGTTAATTTAAAGAAGGAAAATGCTCTTGTTATAGCCAGAGAATTAGCTTTTTGGCTCATGGAAAAGGATTGTCAAGTTTTTTTCCCAAAAGAAGTATTAAATCAATTAAATTTAACTTTAAGCCAAGGACAAATTTTAAGTGAAGAAGAATTAGAAAGATTAAACCTCATCATTGCCTTAGGAGGGGATGGTACATTTCTTCATACCGTAAAATTTTTAAAGGGAATAGAGATTCCTATCTTAGGTATAAACTTAGGAAGACTTGGCTTTTTAACTGAAGTGACTAAAGAAGAAATCTATCCTTTTTTAGAAAAAGTCCTTAAAGGTGAATATGCTGTTGATTATAGAATTATGTTAGAAGCCAAAGTAATGAGGGATGGTGAAAATATGGCTATCTTTTATGCTTTAAACGATGCGGTAGTAAGCAAAGGTTCTTTAGCTCGATTAATAAACTTTGAATTATTTATTGAGGATGAATATGTAGCTACTTATTTGGCTGATGGTATTATTGTTTCCACTCCTACTGGTTCTACGGCTTATTCTTTATCGGCTGGAGGGCCAATTATCTATCCAAGCTTAGATGTTCTGATGGTCACACCTATTTGTCCTCATTCTTTTACCCATCGTCCCATGGTCTTTACGGCTGATCAGGCTATCTTAATTAAGATTATCTCTAAGTATGAAGACCTTAATCTAACTTGTGATGGACAAGAAGGTCTTTCTTTAAAAAGCCAGGATAGTATTGTTATCACTAAAGCTCCTCAAAAAACTTTATTAGTTCATCCTCCCAAGAGAAGTTTTTTTGAAATCCTAAGGACTAAGTTAGATTGGGGAAGTAAAAAATAA
- the dxs gene encoding 1-deoxy-D-xylulose-5-phosphate synthase: protein MGKLLDQINSPHDLKRLSIFELEVLAEEIRSLMVDVVSVNGGHLSSSLGVVELTLALHYVFNSPLDKIIWDVGHQSYAHKILTGRREKFKTLRKYGGISGFPKREESSHDICNTGHSSTSISIALGIALARDLSGKDYKVIALIGDGSIANGLAFEALNHGGHLKKDIMVILNSNEMSISPTVGALSFYLNKIITTPLYNKLKNDLTELISNIPVLGQKMNMIAKKVEEGVKNLLVPGAFFEELGFRYFGPISGHNLPELIETLKNLVKLKGPLILHTITKKGKGYRPAEVNSSWFHGSSPFDIKTGQPKETNHQETYSQIFGNALVEEAYRDDKIVAITAAMAEGTGLLSFQDKFPGRFYDVGIAESHAVSFASGLALEGFKPVVAIYSTFLQRAYDQILHDVCLANLPVVFVIDRAGLVGEDGPTHHGVFDIAYLSHIPNMNIISPKDGEELRAMLKWALNFKGPIAIRFPKGSPFEFNKETEEIVYGKAEVLCHGEKAVIFAVGNMVYPSWQAANYLAEEGVNITVVNLRFIKPLDKELILSLVKTIKKVVIIEDHINKGGLKGLFLEIFQEGDIGNLVVERINLPDKFIEHGNNQVLYERYNLTPQGIITKIREMIKD, encoded by the coding sequence ATGGGTAAATTATTAGATCAAATAAATTCCCCCCATGATCTTAAGAGATTGAGTATCTTTGAGTTAGAGGTATTAGCTGAAGAGATAAGAAGTCTGATGGTGGATGTTGTTTCGGTAAATGGAGGACATCTTTCTTCTAGCTTAGGAGTAGTGGAATTAACTTTAGCTTTACACTATGTCTTTAATTCTCCTTTAGATAAAATTATCTGGGATGTAGGACATCAATCTTATGCTCATAAGATCTTGACAGGAAGAAGAGAGAAGTTCAAGACCTTAAGAAAGTACGGAGGAATTTCTGGTTTTCCCAAAAGAGAAGAAAGCTCTCATGATATCTGCAATACAGGGCATAGTAGCACTTCCATTTCTATAGCTTTGGGAATAGCTCTGGCTAGGGATCTTTCTGGGAAAGATTACAAAGTTATTGCTTTAATTGGAGATGGCAGTATTGCTAATGGATTAGCTTTTGAAGCTTTAAACCATGGGGGACATCTGAAGAAAGATATCATGGTTATCTTAAATAGTAATGAAATGAGTATCTCACCCACGGTAGGAGCTTTATCTTTTTATCTTAATAAGATCATTACTACTCCTCTTTATAATAAGTTAAAAAATGACCTCACAGAGCTTATTTCAAATATTCCTGTCCTTGGGCAAAAGATGAATATGATAGCTAAGAAAGTAGAAGAAGGGGTAAAAAATCTATTAGTTCCAGGAGCTTTCTTTGAAGAATTAGGATTTCGTTACTTTGGACCCATCTCTGGCCATAATCTTCCTGAACTAATAGAAACTTTAAAGAACCTCGTTAAGTTAAAAGGACCTCTTATTTTACACACTATTACTAAAAAGGGCAAAGGATACCGGCCAGCAGAGGTAAATTCTTCTTGGTTTCATGGAAGCTCCCCTTTTGATATAAAGACAGGTCAGCCAAAAGAGACTAATCATCAAGAAACTTATTCTCAGATTTTTGGGAATGCTTTAGTAGAAGAAGCTTATCGAGACGATAAGATTGTGGCGATTACAGCGGCTATGGCTGAAGGCACAGGTCTTTTAAGCTTTCAAGATAAGTTTCCTGGTAGATTCTATGATGTGGGAATTGCCGAAAGCCATGCGGTTAGTTTTGCTAGTGGCTTGGCTTTGGAAGGATTTAAACCAGTAGTAGCTATTTATTCTACTTTCTTGCAAAGAGCTTATGATCAGATTCTTCATGATGTTTGTTTGGCAAATCTGCCGGTAGTATTTGTTATTGACCGAGCTGGTTTAGTAGGCGAGGATGGACCTACTCATCATGGAGTGTTTGATATTGCTTATCTAAGCCATATTCCTAATATGAATATCATTTCTCCTAAGGATGGAGAAGAATTAAGAGCAATGTTGAAATGGGCTTTAAATTTTAAAGGGCCAATAGCTATTCGTTTTCCCAAGGGAAGTCCTTTTGAGTTTAATAAAGAGACAGAAGAGATTGTTTACGGAAAAGCAGAAGTTCTTTGCCATGGAGAAAAAGCAGTTATTTTTGCGGTAGGAAATATGGTCTACCCTTCTTGGCAAGCAGCTAATTATTTAGCAGAAGAAGGAGTTAATATTACGGTAGTAAATTTAAGATTTATAAAGCCTTTAGATAAGGAGCTTATTTTATCTTTAGTCAAGACCATTAAAAAAGTAGTAATCATTGAAGATCATATTAATAAAGGGGGATTAAAGGGTTTATTTTTGGAGATTTTCCAAGAAGGAGATATTGGTAATTTGGTGGTAGAGAGGATTAATCTTCCTGATAAATTTATTGAGCATGGAAATAACCAAGTTCTTTATGAAAGATATAATTTAACTCCCCAAGGAATTATCACTAAGATTAGAGAAATGATTAAAGATTAA
- a CDS encoding polyprenyl synthetase family protein encodes MRYSVFAGGKRIRPILAISACEAVGGKAKDVLSSACALELVHTYSLIHDDLPSLDNDDYRRGKPTCHKKFGEAVAILAGNALLTLTFQIITEQGLAGKIDAALTLKIIHEIAFAVGASGMIGGQVVDVTSENSIDAPTLQYIHTHKTGSLVCGSLRAGVLLGNGDQGQLRLLTQYGEYIGLAFQIVDDILNVEGDKERIGKNVHNDISKNKLTYPVVYGIGESKEWVKQLCKEAISSLESFDYKADPLREIAKFIEYRNY; translated from the coding sequence ATGCGTTATAGTGTGTTTGCTGGAGGAAAGAGAATTCGGCCTATCTTAGCTATCTCAGCTTGTGAAGCAGTGGGAGGAAAAGCTAAAGATGTCCTTTCTTCTGCTTGTGCTTTGGAATTAGTTCATACTTATTCTTTAATCCATGATGATCTTCCAAGTTTAGACAATGATGATTATCGTCGAGGCAAACCCACTTGTCATAAAAAATTTGGAGAAGCGGTAGCTATTTTAGCTGGTAATGCTCTTTTAACATTGACTTTTCAAATTATTACTGAACAAGGTTTAGCTGGAAAGATTGATGCTGCTTTAACCTTAAAGATTATTCACGAGATAGCTTTTGCTGTTGGCGCTTCTGGAATGATTGGAGGTCAGGTGGTAGATGTTACTTCGGAAAATTCTATTGATGCTCCTACTCTTCAATATATTCATACTCATAAGACAGGAAGTTTAGTTTGTGGTTCTTTGCGGGCAGGGGTTCTTTTGGGTAATGGCGATCAAGGTCAACTCCGATTATTAACCCAATATGGAGAATATATTGGGTTAGCTTTTCAAATTGTTGATGATATTTTAAATGTAGAGGGAGACAAAGAAAGAATAGGGAAGAACGTTCATAATGATATCTCTAAAAATAAATTAACTTATCCGGTGGTCTATGGAATAGGAGAGTCTAAAGAATGGGTTAAGCAATTATGCAAAGAAGCCATTTCTTCTTTAGAAAGCTTTGACTATAAAGCTGACCCTTTAAGAGAAATAGCTAAGTTTATTGAGTATAGAAACTATTAA
- a CDS encoding exodeoxyribonuclease VII small subunit — protein sequence MKKVKFEEALNRLEKIVKQFEENELGLEESLKLFEEGIKLSAICQDKLNEVSKKIEILTKFNEDGSLEKKTFEVSGEI from the coding sequence ATGAAGAAAGTAAAATTTGAAGAAGCTCTTAATCGTTTAGAAAAGATTGTCAAGCAGTTTGAGGAGAATGAATTAGGCTTAGAAGAGTCTTTAAAACTTTTTGAAGAAGGTATAAAACTCTCTGCAATTTGTCAAGATAAACTAAACGAGGTTTCTAAGAAGATAGAAATTTTAACTAAGTTTAACGAAGATGGTAGCCTAGAAAAGAAAACTTTTGAGGTTTCAGGTGAGATCTAG
- a CDS encoding exodeoxyribonuclease VII large subunit: protein MKENDNQYIYTITEITKEIKKLLENNFTSVWIKGEISNLHIHTSGHIYFSLKDQESQIKAVIFKSKASQMNLKLRDGLNVVVYGLISIYEPRGEYQIIVDYLKSTGAGVLYEAFERLKKDLEKKGIFDPKHKRALPMIPQRIGIVTSPTGAAIRDILSVIKRRFSNIEILIVPVKVQGEGSVVEIIQAINILNKIEEMEVIILTRGGGSVEDLWSFNDERLAYAIYHSRIPIISAVGHETDFTIADFVADLRAATPSIAAEILTKNKKELSQKIKSFKTFIISRTKSTLVKKNLSYKNCQNSILFKRPYYKIDKIQQYLDHYLNTISFNFSRKIETWKNRLFISQEDKIFKFPQRYLLGFRKQDLEQRRSLVRNIFCHKFQEIQFKTNLFIEKLDSFSPLKTLGRGYSITYLYPENVIIKDSSQVKKDNSIRVKLHKGEVLAKVNEIKRDSDEESKI, encoded by the coding sequence ATGAAAGAAAACGATAATCAATATATTTATACCATTACTGAAATTACTAAAGAAATAAAAAAATTATTAGAGAATAATTTTACAAGTGTTTGGATAAAAGGTGAAATTTCAAATTTACACATTCATACTTCAGGGCATATTTATTTTTCCTTAAAAGACCAAGAAAGTCAAATAAAGGCGGTTATCTTTAAGAGTAAAGCTTCTCAAATGAATCTTAAACTAAGGGATGGATTAAATGTAGTTGTTTATGGATTGATAAGTATTTACGAGCCACGGGGTGAGTATCAAATTATTGTTGACTATCTTAAAAGTACAGGAGCAGGGGTACTTTATGAAGCTTTTGAAAGGCTGAAGAAAGATTTAGAGAAAAAAGGGATATTTGACCCTAAACATAAAAGAGCTCTCCCGATGATCCCTCAACGGATAGGAATAGTAACTTCTCCTACTGGTGCAGCGATTAGAGACATTTTAAGTGTCATTAAACGTCGTTTTTCAAATATAGAAATCTTAATAGTTCCGGTAAAAGTTCAAGGAGAAGGTTCAGTAGTAGAGATTATTCAAGCCATCAATATCTTAAATAAGATTGAAGAAATGGAAGTAATTATCCTGACCAGAGGAGGTGGCTCGGTTGAAGATTTATGGTCATTTAATGATGAAAGATTAGCTTATGCTATTTATCACTCTCGTATCCCTATTATTTCAGCGGTAGGACATGAGACTGATTTTACGATTGCTGATTTTGTAGCTGATCTACGGGCGGCTACTCCTTCTATTGCTGCAGAAATTCTTACCAAGAACAAGAAAGAATTATCTCAAAAAATTAAATCTTTTAAAACTTTTATTATTAGCCGAACAAAAAGTACTCTGGTTAAAAAAAACCTTAGCTACAAAAATTGCCAAAATTCTATTCTTTTTAAAAGACCTTACTATAAGATAGATAAAATTCAACAATATCTTGATCATTATTTAAATACAATCTCTTTTAATTTTTCACGAAAGATTGAAACCTGGAAAAATAGACTTTTTATCAGTCAAGAAGATAAGATTTTTAAATTTCCACAAAGATACCTCTTAGGGTTTCGCAAACAAGATCTAGAACAAAGAAGATCTCTTGTTAGAAATATTTTCTGTCATAAGTTTCAAGAAATTCAATTTAAGACCAATCTTTTTATAGAAAAATTAGATTCATTTTCTCCTTTAAAAACTTTAGGGCGAGGTTATAGTATTACTTATTTATATCCAGAAAATGTGATTATCAAAGACAGTTCTCAAGTAAAAAAGGATAATAGTATTAGAGTTAAGCTGCATAAAGGAGAAGTTTTAGCCAAAGTTAATGAAATTAAGAGGGATAGCGATGAAGAAAGTAAAATTTGA
- a CDS encoding stage V sporulation protein S, with protein sequence MELIKVSSKSSPNAVAGAISGIFKNRKAHVEIQVVGAGALNQAIKAIAIARGFVASSGLDLVCIPAFRDIEIDGMQRTAIRLAIRSLSEEE encoded by the coding sequence ATGGAACTTATTAAAGTATCTTCAAAATCTAGCCCTAATGCAGTAGCCGGAGCTATTTCAGGAATATTTAAGAATCGAAAAGCTCATGTAGAAATACAAGTGGTTGGAGCTGGAGCATTAAATCAAGCTATTAAAGCTATTGCCATTGCTCGTGGCTTTGTTGCTTCTAGTGGGTTAGATTTAGTCTGTATTCCAGCCTTTAGAGATATTGAGATTGATGGAATGCAGAGGACAGCGATTCGTTTAGCTATCCGGTCTCTTTCAGAAGAAGAATAA
- a CDS encoding TIGR00282 family metallophosphoesterase has protein sequence MKVLFIGDVVGECGRKTIATYLPKLKKEHNFDFIVANGENAAGGFGITSKIADSLFSLGIDVLTTGNHIFSKKEVLEILDQEPHLLRPINYPAGVPGNGSVVITSKSGLTLGIINTLGRVFLSTLDCPFLVTKDEVANLNKYTKNIIVDIHSEATSEKIALSYYLDGKVAAILGTHTHVQTADEKISPEGTAYITDVGMTGPVDSIIGVKKDIVIKRFLTQMNLRLEVATKGEGCFCGVIVDIDHEQGIATHIERLQVKV, from the coding sequence TTGAAAGTTTTGTTTATTGGAGATGTAGTAGGAGAGTGTGGTCGTAAAACTATTGCTACTTATCTTCCTAAGTTAAAAAAAGAGCATAATTTTGACTTCATTGTGGCTAATGGAGAAAATGCGGCGGGTGGATTTGGTATTACCTCTAAAATAGCTGATAGTCTTTTTTCTTTAGGAATTGATGTTTTAACGACTGGTAATCATATATTTAGCAAAAAGGAGGTTCTTGAAATCTTAGATCAGGAACCTCACCTTTTAAGACCTATAAATTATCCGGCTGGAGTACCAGGAAATGGATCAGTGGTTATTACTTCTAAAAGTGGTTTAACTTTGGGAATAATCAATACCTTAGGAAGAGTATTTTTATCTACTTTAGACTGTCCTTTCCTTGTTACCAAAGATGAAGTTGCTAACCTTAATAAATATACTAAGAATATCATTGTTGATATCCATAGTGAAGCTACCTCAGAAAAAATAGCTCTTAGTTACTATTTAGATGGAAAAGTGGCAGCTATATTAGGAACTCATACTCATGTTCAAACAGCAGATGAAAAAATATCACCAGAAGGAACAGCTTATATTACTGATGTAGGTATGACCGGTCCTGTGGACTCAATAATAGGAGTTAAAAAAGATATAGTTATCAAGAGGTTTCTTACTCAAATGAATTTACGTTTAGAAGTAGCCACCAAAGGAGAAGGGTGTTTTTGTGGAGTAATTGTTGATATAGATCATGAGCAGGGGATAGCTACTCATATTGAAAGATTACAAGTTAAAGTATGA